One part of the Thiothrix nivea DSM 5205 genome encodes these proteins:
- a CDS encoding DUF5615 family PIN-like protein, giving the protein MKLFLDNNLPPALAKALNALLEPYYHQAVHLSEEFPTNTSDLEWIAALKEQGNCIILTNDSFKEYVAERKALAESGLVVFWLSGKQWGRLKLLEKNLSILEWTSAILNHAEPAIAEAIRTGRGSIWAMRHVPNNRKYKFEREQLS; this is encoded by the coding sequence TTGAAGTTATTTCTGGATAACAATCTGCCGCCAGCCTTGGCAAAAGCCCTCAATGCCTTGCTTGAACCTTACTATCATCAAGCCGTTCATTTAAGTGAAGAATTCCCAACCAATACATCTGATCTTGAATGGATCGCAGCCTTAAAAGAACAGGGAAACTGCATCATCCTGACTAATGACAGCTTCAAAGAATATGTTGCCGAACGCAAGGCATTGGCTGAATCGGGATTAGTCGTATTTTGGCTTTCTGGCAAGCAATGGGGCAGACTGAAACTGCTGGAAAAGAACCTGTCCATTTTGGAATGGACAAGTGCCATACTGAATCATGCCGAACCCGCTATTGCCGAAGCCATACGGACAGGTAGAGGTTCTATTTGGGCAATGCGGCATGTTCCCAACAATCGTAAATATAAGTTTGAGCGAGAGCAGCTATCTTAA
- a CDS encoding restriction endonuclease subunit M: MDLIKQGIEKGLISFDDDKKYITYLHQNKRRNYEKPEEKVQAETYCALILEYGYPKHRVQCFVTVPMGVDRKEADIVVYNDDACQEPHILVECKKEDISEPEFKEAINQAYSYAFAMARDIKWVWVTSKIKNTFFQVDKNKQSREIETDIPAYGVDRIAPYKFVKGADTQVRKQGQQKFSELQIVSEDELTRRFKQAHNALWGGGQLNPSEAFDELDKLIFCKIWDERKPRKIDTPYDFQIIKEQGVGKTPQEVEADALKKTNAKLFERITELYEEGRKKDPEVFRDNIRLTPERARTIVEYLQDINLNKTDLDSKGRAFETFMDSFFRGSFGQYFTPRPIVKFIVDVLPITHDSLVLDTSCGSGGFLLHALEKVRQEASEFYEPTSTEHWKHWHEFAEKKLYGIEINEQISRAAKMNMIIHDDGHTNVITADGLLTDTRLQAISKNLGFQYGRFDFIITNPPFGSAVKLTEQAYLQTYSFGQKDTTWLDLKNSGVKNRDTQSTEVLFIEQCHQFLTEGGYLAIVIPDGVLTNSSLQYVRDQIEDWYRIVAVVSLPQTAFTHTGAGVKSSVLFLRKNSAKTTEKLQTLKRQLQDAIKRENRYQVESASIEKTKKHVLDNAIGAEFSGDLKEFKKTEQYKQWKSEKTAEFTEQLNELKERLEEMYMQRKQGALPDYSIFMAIAEDIGYDATNKPTGTNELEVIGAELARFIREEVSHESI; this comes from the coding sequence ATGGATTTGATCAAGCAAGGCATTGAAAAGGGCTTAATCAGCTTTGATGATGACAAAAAGTACATCACCTACTTACATCAGAACAAGCGTCGTAACTACGAAAAGCCAGAAGAGAAGGTACAGGCTGAAACCTATTGCGCCTTGATTTTGGAGTATGGTTATCCCAAGCATCGAGTGCAGTGTTTTGTAACCGTGCCGATGGGGGTTGACCGAAAGGAGGCTGACATTGTTGTTTACAACGATGATGCTTGCCAAGAGCCGCATATTTTGGTCGAGTGTAAGAAAGAAGATATTAGCGAGCCTGAGTTCAAAGAGGCAATCAATCAAGCCTACTCCTATGCTTTTGCGATGGCACGGGATATTAAGTGGGTTTGGGTTACATCCAAGATTAAAAACACCTTTTTTCAGGTTGATAAAAATAAGCAAAGCCGTGAAATTGAAACCGATATTCCCGCCTATGGTGTAGACAGAATTGCACCTTATAAATTTGTCAAAGGTGCAGATACTCAAGTACGAAAGCAAGGGCAACAAAAATTCTCTGAATTACAGATAGTATCAGAGGATGAGCTTACTCGCCGTTTCAAACAGGCACATAATGCGCTTTGGGGCGGTGGGCAACTGAACCCCTCCGAAGCGTTTGATGAATTGGATAAGCTGATTTTTTGTAAAATTTGGGATGAACGAAAACCACGAAAAATAGACACGCCTTACGATTTTCAAATTATTAAAGAACAAGGTGTAGGTAAAACGCCACAAGAAGTTGAAGCGGATGCCCTAAAGAAAACCAATGCCAAATTATTTGAACGTATTACTGAGTTATATGAAGAGGGCAGAAAAAAAGACCCTGAAGTATTCCGTGACAATATCCGACTTACGCCAGAACGTGCGCGTACTATCGTTGAATACTTGCAAGATATTAACCTCAATAAGACTGATCTTGATAGCAAAGGTCGGGCGTTTGAAACTTTCATGGATTCTTTCTTTCGTGGCAGTTTTGGGCAATATTTCACGCCCCGCCCTATCGTCAAATTTATTGTTGATGTTTTACCGATTACCCATGATTCACTGGTTTTAGATACTTCATGTGGCAGTGGTGGTTTCTTGCTACATGCACTTGAAAAAGTTCGCCAAGAAGCCAGTGAATTTTATGAGCCTACCAGTACAGAGCATTGGAAGCATTGGCATGAGTTTGCTGAGAAAAAACTCTATGGCATTGAAATAAATGAGCAAATCAGCCGCGCAGCTAAGATGAATATGATTATTCACGATGATGGGCATACCAATGTCATTACAGCAGATGGATTATTAACAGATACAAGATTACAAGCAATTTCTAAGAATCTTGGTTTTCAATACGGTCGTTTTGATTTCATCATCACGAACCCGCCGTTTGGTAGCGCGGTAAAATTGACAGAGCAAGCCTATTTGCAGACTTATAGCTTTGGGCAGAAAGATACTACGTGGCTTGACCTAAAAAACAGTGGCGTTAAAAACCGTGACACACAAAGCACGGAGGTACTCTTTATCGAGCAATGCCACCAGTTTCTAACGGAAGGCGGCTATCTTGCCATTGTTATTCCTGATGGTGTGTTGACGAATAGTAGCCTGCAATACGTGCGTGATCAAATTGAAGATTGGTATCGTATTGTTGCTGTTGTCAGTTTACCGCAAACCGCTTTTACGCATACGGGAGCAGGTGTAAAAAGTTCCGTGCTATTTTTGCGTAAAAACAGTGCTAAAACCACGGAGAAATTACAAACGCTAAAACGTCAACTGCAAGATGCTATTAAAAGAGAAAATCGCTATCAAGTTGAATCAGCGTCAATAGAGAAAACAAAAAAACACGTCTTGGATAATGCGATTGGTGCTGAATTTAGTGGTGACTTGAAAGAATTTAAGAAAACAGAGCAATACAAACAATGGAAATCGGAAAAAACCGCAGAATTTACCGAGCAACTTAATGAGCTAAAAGAACGCCTTGAAGAAATGTATATGCAGCGCAAACAAGGCGCGTTACCCGATTACAGTATCTTTATGGCGATTGCGGAAGACATCGGCTATGACGCAACGAATAAACCGACTGGCACAAATGAGTTAGAGGTGATTGGTGCAGAATTGGCACGCTTTATTCGTGAAGAGGTGAGCCATGAGTCCATTTGA
- a CDS encoding restriction endonuclease subunit S: MSPFDLSPEVSDLKVFFTNFSDLDGRLDPLYYFSVNNLDIVNATVYPVKKLSDVIAMTRGRFGHRPRNDPRFYGGEYPFIQTGDIVRASQSNGKITYSQTLNELGLKTSRLFDKPVVVITIAANIGDTAILDYPACFPDSLIGMQPKNNELMLEYISLYFKFIKSYLNDLAPQSAQKNINYQQLSPIPIVIPPLSVQKKAVDLYESALINKAEKEQKAKSLLAGIDAYLLGELGVTLPKQDNSIGKRVFFVPSSEVFGGRFDPKLYDSCTKGLKSALYQSAFEKRSLRTLLIQSISGDWGKDIDDEICDGFQKCLVIRSTEFDNQYNLNLDGSRTKYRLIADEKLRKIDIQVNDLLIEKSGGSPDQPVGRVAIITNDNLSKTLCYSNFIHKIRVDNSLINSEYLFNYLKVMHQIRLTDAMQSQTNGIRNLIMSSFLSQQIVMPPMIKQIRIAQHIQTIRNQAAELQREAAQTLADAKVQVERMILGE, from the coding sequence ATGAGTCCATTTGATCTTAGTCCAGAAGTAAGCGACTTAAAGGTATTTTTCACAAACTTCTCTGATCTTGATGGGCGGCTTGACCCGTTGTATTACTTTTCTGTCAATAACTTGGATATTGTGAACGCTACCGTGTATCCAGTTAAGAAATTATCCGATGTGATTGCAATGACCCGTGGGCGTTTTGGGCATCGCCCGCGCAATGATCCACGATTTTATGGTGGAGAATACCCTTTTATACAAACGGGTGATATTGTTCGAGCCAGCCAATCCAATGGCAAAATCACTTATTCACAAACATTGAACGAGTTGGGCTTGAAAACCAGTCGTTTATTTGATAAGCCTGTTGTTGTTATTACAATAGCGGCTAATATTGGCGATACTGCTATTTTGGACTATCCCGCTTGTTTTCCTGATAGTTTGATTGGGATGCAGCCTAAAAATAATGAGTTAATGCTGGAGTACATTAGTCTTTATTTTAAGTTTATCAAAAGCTATTTGAATGATCTCGCGCCGCAGTCTGCCCAGAAAAATATTAATTATCAACAGTTGTCACCTATACCCATTGTCATTCCTCCTTTGTCAGTGCAAAAAAAGGCAGTGGATTTATATGAATCGGCTTTAATAAACAAAGCAGAAAAAGAACAAAAAGCCAAATCCTTATTAGCGGGGATTGATGCATATTTATTGGGAGAATTGGGTGTTACCTTACCTAAACAAGACAATAGCATTGGAAAGCGTGTATTTTTTGTTCCTTCGAGTGAAGTATTTGGAGGTCGCTTCGATCCTAAACTGTATGATAGTTGCACTAAAGGCTTAAAAAGTGCTTTGTACCAATCTGCTTTTGAAAAACGATCATTGCGAACTTTACTTATCCAAAGTATTTCCGGTGATTGGGGGAAAGATATTGATGATGAAATTTGTGATGGTTTTCAGAAATGTTTGGTGATCCGTTCTACTGAATTTGATAATCAATACAATCTTAATTTAGATGGAAGTCGTACAAAGTATCGTTTAATTGCTGATGAAAAATTACGAAAAATTGATATTCAAGTTAATGATTTGTTAATTGAAAAATCGGGTGGAAGCCCTGATCAACCAGTTGGACGTGTAGCAATCATTACTAATGATAATTTAAGTAAAACACTTTGCTATAGTAACTTTATTCATAAAATTCGAGTAGATAATTCATTAATTAATTCTGAATATTTGTTCAATTATTTAAAAGTTATGCATCAAATTAGGCTAACTGATGCGATGCAAAGTCAAACAAATGGCATTAGGAATTTGATTATGAGTAGCTTTTTAAGTCAGCAAATTGTTATGCCGCCAATGATTAAACAAATACGTATCGCCCAACACATCCAAACTATTCGCAATCAAGCAGCAGAATTGCAGCGTGAGGCTGCGCAAACTTTGGCAGATGCTAAAGTGCAGGTAGAACGTATGATTTTGGGCGAGTAA
- a CDS encoding replication protein, with product MSLARDLIDAALAADLTQNELRVFLALFRQTLCYGKTADPLTLKRLASLTHIRKDRLAPAIASVTGKGLFTAQPHPVFEFEYRIPADFLASYPDGFFVPTLPKNGENFRLTEALSEKREHTSINLTASNPTPTTTPPPPTADSRRSAVADSEQGLPYPSAFGKQGRKSAARILDGLTPDNARDCLLLLTAGMEAGKVKSPLGYLHQLAQAARQGTLDRSTLQAQQQAEQERTDTARQTRLRTLVDDIRGLDTLFARAGIPMDDLTAAKRAAWVTEYNAIRGADIANHHSFNGNGGAKS from the coding sequence ATGAGCCTTGCCCGTGACCTGATTGATGCGGCTTTGGCTGCTGACCTGACGCAAAACGAACTGCGGGTATTCCTTGCCCTGTTTCGGCAAACCCTATGCTATGGCAAGACGGCTGATCCCCTCACATTGAAACGGCTGGCAAGCCTGACCCACATCCGCAAGGATAGGCTTGCCCCCGCTATCGCCAGCGTGACCGGCAAGGGCTTGTTTACCGCGCAACCTCACCCCGTCTTTGAATTCGAGTATCGCATCCCGGCGGATTTTCTGGCGTCCTACCCTGACGGCTTCTTTGTGCCTACCCTTCCAAAAAATGGGGAAAATTTCCGCTTAACGGAAGCGCTTTCCGAAAAACGGGAACATACATCTATTAACCTTACTGCATCTAACCCTACACCTACCACCACACCGCCCCCGCCAACGGCAGACAGTCGCCGTAGTGCTGTTGCTGACAGTGAACAGGGATTGCCCTATCCCTCTGCTTTCGGCAAGCAAGGGCGCAAATCCGCCGCCCGCATTCTGGATGGCCTGACCCCGGACAATGCACGGGATTGCCTGCTGTTGCTGACGGCTGGCATGGAGGCAGGCAAGGTGAAATCACCGCTTGGCTACCTGCACCAACTGGCACAAGCCGCACGGCAAGGCACACTTGACCGCAGCACCTTGCAGGCGCAACAGCAAGCCGAGCAAGAGCGTACCGATACAGCCAGACAAACACGCTTGCGCACCTTGGTGGATGACATTCGCGGCCTTGATACGCTGTTTGCCCGTGCCGGTATCCCGATGGATGACCTGACCGCAGCGAAGCGGGCGGCATGGGTGACGGAATACAACGCCATCCGTGGGGCGGACATCGCTAACCACCACAGTTTCAACGGTAACGGAGGGGCGAAGTCATGA
- a CDS encoding helix-turn-helix domain-containing protein, whose translation METQVIAANLLRLRKDRGLTQEQLAEAASLSRPAFRNLEKGRAQPRAETLHRLAAALNVSLFELLASTSPLQKVRFRSLKRMKSRTQILVEVGRWLDDFAELEKLLGETSPCTLPPVVGKHAIPDLAGQVRQHFGLKPDEPVHDICGLLEAHGVKVYSLSVASDAFMGLSVAEGDGGPAVIVNTWERFPVEGWIFSAAHELGHLLLHLSAYDVECEDESQEQEQQANEFASHFLMPEAGFCQEWEETAGLPLVDRVLKVKRVFKVGWRTVLYRVSLRYKKSLRQQLWQQFNLEYQRKYQRTLLKHDEPDGISPLVYHDTFTGIEPEGLRDHDFQQDRLSRLVRRVVEQEAITLSRAAEILRLSLYEMRELSASWEKWGC comes from the coding sequence ATGGAAACCCAGGTTATCGCGGCAAATCTGCTCCGTCTCCGCAAGGATCGCGGCTTGACCCAGGAACAGCTTGCAGAAGCTGCCAGCCTGTCACGTCCTGCTTTTCGCAACTTGGAAAAAGGCCGCGCCCAGCCTCGTGCTGAAACCCTGCATCGGCTCGCCGCCGCACTCAATGTCAGTCTGTTCGAGTTGCTTGCCAGCACTAGTCCCCTGCAAAAAGTCCGCTTCCGTTCCCTCAAGCGGATGAAAAGCCGTACCCAGATACTGGTGGAGGTTGGTCGGTGGCTGGATGATTTTGCGGAACTGGAAAAACTATTGGGTGAAACCTCACCCTGTACTTTGCCCCCTGTGGTCGGCAAGCACGCAATTCCCGACCTTGCAGGGCAGGTACGCCAGCATTTTGGTTTGAAACCGGATGAGCCCGTGCATGATATTTGTGGGCTGTTGGAAGCGCATGGTGTCAAGGTTTATTCCCTGTCTGTTGCCAGTGATGCATTCATGGGTTTGTCGGTAGCTGAAGGGGATGGTGGCCCGGCAGTCATCGTCAATACCTGGGAACGTTTTCCTGTCGAGGGCTGGATTTTCAGCGCAGCCCATGAACTGGGTCATCTGCTGCTGCATCTGTCCGCCTACGACGTGGAATGTGAAGATGAAAGTCAGGAGCAGGAACAGCAGGCGAATGAATTTGCCTCCCATTTCCTGATGCCGGAGGCTGGTTTTTGTCAGGAGTGGGAAGAAACTGCGGGATTACCGCTGGTAGATCGTGTGCTGAAGGTCAAGCGGGTATTCAAGGTCGGCTGGCGTACTGTGCTGTACCGGGTATCCCTGCGCTACAAGAAAAGTTTACGCCAACAACTTTGGCAGCAATTTAATCTGGAATATCAGCGTAAATACCAACGTACCCTGTTGAAGCATGACGAACCGGATGGTATCAGTCCGCTGGTTTACCACGACACTTTTACCGGAATCGAACCGGAAGGTCTGCGTGACCACGACTTCCAGCAGGATCGCCTGTCCCGTTTGGTGCGCAGGGTAGTGGAGCAGGAGGCGATTACCTTGTCCCGTGCCGCCGAAATTTTGCGCCTGTCTTTGTATGAAATGCGTGAGCTGTCGGCTTCCTGGGAAAAGTGGGGCTGTTGA
- a CDS encoding DUF433 domain-containing protein, with product MAMSELVGKGLYSAREAAHIIRVPAATLRRWMFGYQSKGVEYDGLWEREIHEPGVIGFHDLLELKLVHEFRQHGLSLAVIREAARIAREEFGTSYPFARQHFHTDGKKVFLEAAEQVGDTHLVDVISKQYVMEQVYRSSFLASIDYSSIGDAERWYPMNDDHHPDKSIVLDPKRAFGKPILTESGVSTRVLYDAYRLSEPVEVIAANYAITPEAVKQAVLYELQLQDVA from the coding sequence ATGGCAATGAGTGAACTGGTGGGGAAGGGCTTGTATTCAGCCCGCGAAGCCGCGCACATCATCCGCGTGCCTGCTGCCACCTTGCGCCGCTGGATGTTTGGCTACCAAAGCAAGGGTGTTGAATATGACGGCTTGTGGGAGCGGGAAATCCACGAACCGGGTGTGATTGGCTTCCATGATTTGCTGGAATTGAAGCTGGTACATGAATTCCGTCAACATGGTTTGAGTCTGGCAGTCATCCGCGAAGCCGCACGCATTGCGCGGGAAGAATTCGGCACGTCTTACCCCTTCGCCCGTCAACACTTCCACACCGATGGCAAAAAGGTGTTTCTGGAAGCTGCTGAACAGGTAGGTGATACGCATCTGGTGGATGTCATCAGCAAACAGTATGTGATGGAACAGGTTTACCGTTCGTCATTTCTGGCAAGCATTGATTATTCCAGTATTGGCGATGCAGAACGCTGGTATCCGATGAATGATGACCATCACCCCGACAAATCCATTGTGCTTGACCCGAAACGCGCCTTCGGTAAGCCGATTTTGACAGAATCCGGCGTATCAACACGGGTACTGTATGATGCTTATCGACTGTCTGAACCCGTGGAAGTCATTGCCGCCAATTACGCCATCACGCCCGAAGCCGTCAAACAAGCCGTGTTGTATGAATTACAGTTGCAGGATGTCGCTTGA
- a CDS encoding ABC transporter ATP-binding protein: protein MNAATEYTWNDLFRQALTHRKELLIANAVAILAALISVPVPLLIPLLVDEVLLHKPAAMTHFMDSLFPAAWHGPVLYITGITLLTMLLRLLWLVMTVWQTREFTLISKDLTYRIRRRLLQHIETISMTEYETLGSGTVSSRLVVDVETIDAFLGASISKFIVAALSLVGVTAVLLWLHWQLALFILLLNPLVIMLTTKLGKYVKELKKQENSAFELFQQALTETLDTIQQIRASNRAGSFFGRVAEQAAEVRQHAGRFAWRSDAANRLSFTVFISGFDVFRAVSMLMVVFSDLSIGEMLAVFSYLWFMMGPVQEVLAIQYGWYGAKAALQRINTLLAMQPEPHYPHHHNPFAGKTTVSVRAESITFAYGSKPPVLKDVNLTIRAGQKIALVGASGGGKSTFVQVLLGLYQPQQGQLYFDDVPVTKIGLDVVREHVATVLQQPALFNDSIRANLTLGRQQADEKLWEALRIAQLEDVIREQPQGLETIVGRQGMRLSGGQRQRLAIARMILSEPSVVILDEATSALDMETEQKLHTAMSEFLKGRTTLIVAHRLSAVRQADHIFVFEDGCISEQGSHQQLLSQDGLYRKLYGEA from the coding sequence ATGAATGCCGCCACCGAATACACTTGGAATGACCTGTTCCGACAGGCGCTGACCCACCGCAAGGAATTGCTCATCGCTAACGCTGTCGCGATACTGGCGGCGCTGATCAGCGTGCCGGTTCCGTTGCTGATTCCCCTGCTGGTCGATGAAGTCTTGCTGCACAAGCCAGCCGCCATGACCCACTTCATGGATAGCCTGTTCCCCGCCGCGTGGCATGGGCCGGTGCTGTACATTACCGGCATCACCCTGCTTACCATGCTGTTGCGCCTGCTATGGCTGGTGATGACGGTGTGGCAAACCCGTGAATTTACCCTGATCAGCAAGGATCTGACTTACCGCATCCGTCGCCGCCTGTTACAACACATCGAAACCATTTCCATGACCGAGTACGAAACCCTCGGCAGCGGCACGGTCAGCTCGCGGCTGGTGGTGGACGTGGAAACCATCGACGCCTTTCTGGGTGCAAGCATCAGCAAGTTCATCGTCGCGGCGCTGTCGCTGGTGGGCGTCACGGCTGTACTGCTGTGGCTACATTGGCAACTGGCGCTGTTTATCCTGTTGCTCAACCCACTGGTGATCATGCTCACCACCAAACTCGGCAAATACGTCAAGGAACTGAAAAAGCAGGAAAACAGTGCGTTTGAGCTGTTCCAGCAGGCGCTGACCGAAACCCTAGACACTATCCAGCAAATCCGCGCCAGCAACCGCGCGGGCAGCTTTTTCGGGCGGGTGGCGGAGCAGGCCGCCGAGGTCAGGCAACATGCAGGGCGTTTCGCCTGGCGCAGCGACGCCGCCAACCGGCTGTCGTTTACCGTGTTCATTTCCGGCTTTGACGTATTCCGTGCTGTCAGCATGTTGATGGTGGTGTTTTCCGACCTTAGCATTGGCGAAATGCTGGCAGTGTTCAGCTACCTGTGGTTCATGATGGGGCCGGTGCAGGAAGTGTTGGCCATCCAGTACGGCTGGTACGGGGCGAAAGCGGCTTTGCAGCGCATCAATACCCTGCTGGCGATGCAGCCGGAGCCGCATTATCCGCATCACCACAACCCGTTTGCGGGCAAAACCACGGTCAGCGTGCGTGCCGAAAGCATCACCTTCGCCTATGGCAGCAAGCCGCCGGTGTTGAAGGATGTAAACCTGACCATTCGCGCCGGGCAGAAAATTGCCCTGGTGGGAGCCAGTGGCGGCGGCAAGTCCACCTTCGTGCAAGTGCTGTTGGGGCTTTACCAGCCGCAGCAGGGGCAATTGTATTTCGATGATGTGCCCGTAACCAAAATCGGCCTCGACGTGGTGCGCGAACACGTCGCTACCGTGCTGCAACAGCCAGCGCTGTTCAACGACAGCATCCGCGCCAACCTGACGTTGGGTCGCCAGCAGGCGGATGAAAAGCTGTGGGAAGCGCTGCGCATCGCCCAACTGGAAGATGTGATCCGCGAACAGCCGCAAGGTCTGGAAACCATCGTCGGGCGGCAGGGAATGCGCTTGTCCGGCGGCCAACGGCAACGGCTGGCGATTGCGCGCATGATCCTCTCCGAACCCAGTGTGGTGATCCTCGACGAAGCCACCTCGGCGCTGGATATGGAAACCGAACAGAAACTGCACACCGCCATGAGCGAATTCCTCAAGGGGCGCACCACCCTGATCGTGGCTCACCGCCTGAGCGCCGTGCGTCAGGCGGATCACATTTTCGTGTTCGAGGATGGCTGCATCAGCGAGCAGGGGAGTCATCAGCAACTGCTGTCGCAGGATGGCCTGTACCGGAAGTTGTACGGGGAAGCCTGA
- a CDS encoding c-type cytochrome: MAHSTPKDPMAKPVLLIGLLLIVAAVGVLVNNLFNTIAKNSTKGAEDTTMQAAAADANLTPIGTVTAVDKSIVKEARSGEAVFNAVCTSCHTAGVLGAPKIDDKGAWEGRLGNGLDGLMNNAINGLNSMPARGGDPSITDEELSNAIVYMTGKAGIDLSSQTKTAAPAAGTEQAAAAPAEQAAPAEQAAAAPAEQAAPAEQAAAAPAEQAAPAEQAAAAPAEQAAAPAPAAAIDGEKVYKGICFSCHDVGVAGSPKLGDKEAWAPRIAAGNDAMYNNAINGKGAMPAKGGNPALSDDEIKAAVDYMANSSK; this comes from the coding sequence GTGGCTCACTCAACACCTAAAGACCCTATGGCAAAACCGGTTTTGCTTATTGGTCTGTTACTGATCGTCGCTGCTGTAGGCGTTCTGGTTAACAATCTGTTCAACACAATTGCGAAAAACTCTACCAAAGGCGCTGAAGACACTACCATGCAGGCAGCAGCCGCAGACGCTAACCTCACGCCTATCGGCACGGTCACTGCTGTTGACAAATCCATTGTCAAAGAAGCCCGTTCTGGCGAAGCGGTCTTCAATGCCGTTTGTACTTCTTGCCATACGGCTGGCGTACTCGGCGCACCCAAGATTGACGACAAAGGTGCCTGGGAAGGACGTCTGGGCAATGGCCTGGACGGATTGATGAACAATGCCATCAACGGCCTGAACTCCATGCCGGCGCGTGGTGGTGACCCATCCATTACCGACGAAGAACTGAGCAACGCGATTGTTTACATGACTGGCAAGGCTGGCATCGACCTGTCAAGCCAGACGAAAACAGCTGCTCCGGCAGCGGGTACTGAGCAAGCCGCCGCCGCTCCAGCTGAACAAGCTGCCCCGGCTGAACAGGCCGCCGCCGCTCCAGCTGAGCAAGCTGCCCCGGCTGAGCAGGCCGCCGCCGCTCCAGCTGAACAAGCTGCCCCGGCTGAACAGGCCGCCGCCGCTCCAGCTGAACAAGCTGCTGCCCCAGCCCCGGCTGCCGCCATTGATGGTGAAAAGGTCTACAAGGGCATCTGCTTCTCCTGCCACGACGTAGGCGTTGCCGGTTCCCCGAAACTGGGTGACAAGGAAGCCTGGGCACCGCGCATCGCGGCAGGCAACGACGCTATGTACAACAATGCCATCAACGGCAAGGGTGCGATGCCTGCCAAAGGCGGCAACCCGGCGCTGTCTGACGACGAAATCAAGGCGGCGGTTGACTACATGGCCAACAGTTCCAAGTAA
- a CDS encoding recombinase family protein, giving the protein MALVGYARVSTLDQDHTTQIDRLKVAGCKKIFSEKKSGTSKKGRTALDECLNYLREGDTLVFTKIDRLARSSRDLHNLVHDLEDKGVTIMALDQAIDTRTPHGKAFLGMLAVFAEFETNIRKERQLEGIAKAKQEGAYTGRKPTAQAKRQEMEKLLAEGMSKPKIAKALGVSVASVYNVLKSAA; this is encoded by the coding sequence ATGGCGCTGGTAGGATATGCACGGGTAAGCACTCTTGACCAAGACCACACTACGCAGATTGACCGTCTGAAAGTAGCGGGTTGCAAAAAGATTTTCAGTGAGAAGAAATCTGGAACCAGCAAGAAAGGGCGTACCGCACTGGATGAATGCCTGAACTACCTACGGGAAGGTGACACGCTGGTATTTACTAAAATTGACCGGCTGGCGCGTTCATCCCGTGACCTGCACAACCTTGTTCATGATCTGGAAGACAAGGGCGTAACCATCATGGCGCTGGATCAGGCCATTGATACCAGAACACCGCACGGCAAGGCATTTTTGGGAATGCTGGCGGTTTTTGCTGAATTTGAAACCAACATTCGTAAAGAGCGCCAGCTTGAAGGTATCGCCAAAGCGAAGCAGGAGGGCGCTTACACCGGGCGCAAACCAACAGCGCAAGCGAAGCGGCAAGAAATGGAAAAACTGCTGGCTGAAGGCATGAGCAAACCAAAGATTGCTAAGGCGTTAGGGGTATCGGTGGCAAGTGTTTACAACGTTCTGAAGTCTGCTGCTTAA